The following coding sequences are from one Eptesicus fuscus isolate TK198812 chromosome 7, DD_ASM_mEF_20220401, whole genome shotgun sequence window:
- the ETFRF1 gene encoding electron transfer flavoprotein regulatory factor 1, whose product MKMANSLRGEVLNLYKNLLYLGRDYPKGADYFKRRLKNVFLKNKDVKDPEKIRELIARGEFVMKELEALYFLRKYRAMKQRYYSDTKDTN is encoded by the exons atgaaaaTGGCTAATTCTTTAAGAGGAGAAGTACTgaatctttataaaaat CTGCTGTACCTTGGACGAGACTATCCAAAAGGAGCAGACTATTTTAAAAGGCGTCTGaagaatgttttccttaaaaacaaaGATGTGAAGGACCCTGAGAAGATCAGAGAACTTATTGCACGGGGTGAATTTGTAATGAAAGAGCTAGAAGCCTTATATTTCCTTAGGAAATACAGAGCTATGAAACAGCGCTATTATTCAGATACCAAAGACACTAACTGA